The following coding sequences lie in one Rhodohalobacter barkolensis genomic window:
- a CDS encoding SIMPL domain-containing protein, with translation MIPKYLIYTLFSLFLIITGCGTSQQIPNQESANTITVDATGEVLAPADEIIFNINITRFDEEASEAFNNHKELEQFLTELIIDQNIDEEHINANPISISSRRHSQNPGFETRQNVAIRLQDLSQFESMQITLVENGFDNFSANFSTTSIEEAHQEALTKAVDEAKKKAESLASSSGKELGEVYNIEYTSSSGIVYRDMAMMSAESYGGSLIEMQRTIPVRENVRVRFRIH, from the coding sequence ATGATACCGAAATATTTAATCTATACACTTTTTTCTCTTTTTTTAATCATCACTGGTTGTGGCACATCTCAGCAAATTCCAAACCAGGAATCTGCGAATACGATTACAGTTGATGCTACCGGAGAAGTCCTTGCCCCTGCCGATGAAATTATTTTCAACATAAATATAACCCGATTTGATGAAGAAGCTTCCGAAGCATTTAACAATCATAAAGAACTTGAACAGTTTCTTACAGAGCTGATCATAGATCAAAACATTGATGAAGAGCATATCAATGCCAATCCAATCAGCATTTCATCCCGACGTCACTCTCAAAACCCCGGTTTTGAAACTCGTCAAAATGTAGCTATTCGATTACAGGATTTATCCCAATTTGAATCAATGCAAATCACACTTGTTGAAAATGGATTCGACAATTTTTCAGCTAATTTCTCAACCACTTCAATAGAAGAAGCTCATCAGGAGGCACTTACCAAAGCAGTAGATGAGGCAAAGAAAAAGGCTGAATCTCTGGCCAGCTCATCCGGAAAAGAGTTGGGCGAGGTTTATAATATCGAATATACTTCCTCCTCCGGAATTGTATATAGAGATATGGCGATGATGAGTGCGGAATCGTATGGAGGATCTTTGATTGAAATGCAGCGTACCATACCGGTTCGCGAAAATGTTCGTGTGCGGTTTAGAATCCACTGA
- a CDS encoding endonuclease MutS2: protein MAKQMQLFPENSSHKIGFESIRNASLRKSFTPYGREEIEALSPSADRKTVERRLSESQEWIKILQSGSNHPLTVVEDVREILKDSRLKGTVLPLDDFPVILQNARLARLIVSFFKRQEFETPALQKISDRLINLKPLEEAIQRVITDRGELRDDASSELQKIRGKLNRERSKLRNTVQQVMKRLAKDGMTSDEGATIRSGRMVIPVQAEYKRKVEGFVHDVSSTGQTVYIEPVQALQINNEIRQLESEEKREIERIIRNLTDVVRKYSEELQLNCTYIGELDAIHCIVSLGLDLDGTIPVLSDGNHINLIRAKNPNLLLKNRTIDESEPVVPLDLNLTEDELGLVITGPNAGGKSVAMKTTGLLCMMLQAGFPIPVQPDSELPVLSGLFVDIGDDQSIENDLSTFSSRLNWMKTTLERMDSGSLVLIDEAGAGTDPEEGGALFQAFVEEVINMGSRVIVTTHHGSLKVFAHEHDLVVNGAMEFNQESLSPTYRFKKGVPGSSYAFEIADRMNLPGMLMNRARSLLGQQRDTMGDLLINLEKQGQEAEELRLDYQKKLREAEKQERVFREKSEQIDNKRNGIIEKAYKDAEQIMKDANRRIEEAVEKVVSEGRDDKDKIREARSDIESAKKEIHTFRDEFETENEEPVRSEEKPTLGDYVIIGDGNTSGELVELSGKQATVLVNGMKIKSKLNKLTKTSPPKKKKSSSRSYGSSQDIDLSVKPRLDLRGKRGDEAIKELTIYLDKAIARNLQQVEIVHGKGEGILHKLVHEYLEKRDGVKSFDIAPWESGGSGCTIANLR, encoded by the coding sequence ATGGCTAAACAAATGCAACTTTTTCCTGAAAACAGCTCTCATAAAATTGGTTTTGAGAGTATCCGAAACGCCTCTCTTCGCAAAAGCTTTACACCTTACGGACGCGAAGAGATCGAAGCACTATCCCCATCCGCTGACCGTAAAACCGTTGAACGAAGATTATCCGAATCTCAAGAGTGGATTAAGATTTTACAGAGTGGTTCCAACCATCCCCTTACGGTGGTTGAAGATGTTCGGGAAATTCTGAAAGACAGCCGTTTAAAAGGCACCGTTCTCCCGCTTGATGATTTCCCCGTCATACTGCAGAATGCTCGTTTAGCCCGCCTGATTGTAAGCTTTTTTAAGCGACAGGAATTTGAAACGCCCGCACTGCAAAAAATCTCCGATCGCCTGATTAATTTAAAACCGCTGGAAGAAGCGATTCAGCGAGTGATTACAGACCGGGGTGAGTTGCGGGATGACGCAAGCAGTGAGCTACAGAAAATCCGGGGTAAACTTAACAGGGAGCGCAGCAAACTTCGAAATACGGTTCAACAGGTGATGAAACGTCTTGCCAAGGATGGCATGACCTCCGACGAAGGTGCCACCATTCGGAGCGGGCGTATGGTTATACCGGTTCAGGCCGAATATAAACGTAAGGTGGAGGGGTTTGTGCATGATGTCTCCTCTACCGGTCAAACCGTTTACATAGAACCTGTTCAAGCTCTGCAAATCAACAACGAAATCAGGCAGCTGGAGTCTGAAGAGAAACGTGAAATTGAACGGATAATTCGAAACCTGACGGATGTAGTTCGAAAATACAGCGAAGAGCTGCAACTCAACTGCACCTATATTGGTGAACTGGATGCCATTCACTGTATTGTAAGTCTTGGCCTGGATCTGGACGGAACAATTCCTGTTTTATCGGATGGAAATCACATTAATCTGATTCGGGCAAAAAATCCAAATTTACTGCTTAAAAACCGCACTATTGACGAATCTGAACCCGTCGTCCCCCTCGATCTGAACCTGACTGAAGATGAACTGGGTCTTGTCATAACGGGACCAAATGCCGGTGGTAAATCGGTAGCGATGAAAACCACAGGTTTACTCTGCATGATGCTGCAGGCCGGTTTTCCTATACCGGTTCAACCCGATTCGGAACTGCCCGTGTTAAGCGGACTCTTTGTGGATATCGGTGACGATCAATCCATCGAAAATGATTTAAGTACATTTTCATCCCGTCTGAATTGGATGAAGACAACATTAGAGAGAATGGATTCCGGTTCACTTGTTTTAATTGATGAGGCGGGTGCCGGTACAGATCCTGAGGAGGGCGGTGCACTGTTTCAGGCTTTTGTTGAAGAAGTGATCAATATGGGATCAAGGGTTATTGTAACGACTCACCACGGCTCTTTAAAAGTATTTGCTCATGAACATGATCTGGTTGTAAATGGTGCAATGGAGTTCAATCAGGAGAGCCTCTCTCCCACCTACCGGTTTAAAAAGGGAGTCCCCGGCAGCAGCTATGCGTTTGAAATAGCCGATCGCATGAATCTTCCGGGAATGTTGATGAATCGAGCACGATCACTGCTCGGACAACAGCGGGATACCATGGGCGACTTGTTAATCAATCTTGAAAAGCAGGGGCAGGAGGCAGAGGAGCTGCGCCTGGATTATCAGAAAAAATTAAGGGAGGCTGAAAAGCAGGAAAGAGTTTTTAGAGAGAAGTCAGAACAGATCGATAATAAACGCAATGGCATCATCGAAAAGGCGTATAAAGATGCCGAACAAATCATGAAAGATGCCAATCGGCGTATAGAAGAGGCCGTTGAAAAAGTGGTGAGTGAAGGTCGTGATGATAAAGATAAGATTCGTGAGGCGCGTTCTGATATAGAGAGCGCTAAAAAAGAGATCCACACATTCCGGGATGAATTTGAAACAGAGAATGAAGAGCCGGTCCGGAGTGAAGAAAAACCTACCTTAGGTGATTATGTCATTATTGGAGACGGAAACACATCGGGTGAGCTGGTTGAATTGTCAGGAAAACAGGCCACAGTTTTGGTTAACGGAATGAAAATAAAATCAAAACTGAACAAGCTTACTAAAACATCCCCACCGAAAAAGAAAAAAAGTAGCTCAAGATCCTACGGCAGCTCTCAGGATATTGATCTGTCTGTAAAACCAAGGCTTGATTTGCGTGGCAAACGAGGGGACGAAGCGATCAAAGAACTTACTATTTACCTGGATAAAGCGATTGCACGAAATTTACAGCAGGTTGAAATTGTACACGGAAAAGGTGAGGGAATTTTGCACAAATTAGTCCACGAATATCTCGAAAAACGTGATGGCGTTAAATCCTTCGATATTGCACCGTGGGAAAGCGGAGGAAGCGGCTGTACGATTGCAAACCTGAGGTAG
- a CDS encoding TIGR03643 family protein has protein sequence MEELSQDKISRIIEMAWEDRTPFDAIEFQFGLQEKEVIELMRKELKPSSFKMWRKRVTGRNTKHRKLRNDDVNRFTSPY, from the coding sequence ATGGAAGAACTGTCTCAGGATAAAATCAGCAGAATTATTGAAATGGCGTGGGAAGACCGCACTCCTTTTGATGCCATTGAATTTCAATTTGGGTTACAGGAAAAAGAGGTGATTGAGTTAATGAGAAAAGAGCTCAAACCATCCAGTTTTAAGATGTGGAGAAAAAGGGTAACCGGCCGGAATACAAAACATCGTAAGTTGAGAAATGACGATGTGAATCGGTTTACAAGTCCTTACTGA